GAGAGATCATACCATGTTCTGGATGCTGCCAACGTATTAATGCTTCTGCACAAACAACTTTTCCTGTTTGAACATTAACTTGAGGTTGATAATAAAGCTGAAATTCATTTCTCTCTAAAGCTTGACGTAAGTCTGTTTCTAAAATAACTTTTCTAAAAAAATTATCTAGTATTTCTTGACTATAGAAATGATATAATCTGGTATCTTCTGGTTGATAATGTTCCAGCACAAATTCAGCATAAGTTAGTAACTGACTTAATTGCAATCCATCATTGGGATAACAGGCAATTCCAATTCTCGCCTTCAAAAATACTTCTACCTTATTGAAAAATAAAGGTTGGGAGATATTATCTAAAGTTTGTTGAGCAATATCAGCAACAATTTTAATATCTTGAGTAGGTTTCAACAACATAACTAATTGCTCTGTTTTTAAATGCCCAACTAAGTCAATTAAATTATGGGTAGAATTCAAGTTTTTTAATCTCACAACTAAGGCTTTGATTAATAAATGCTTCAAACCAGTTCCAAAAAATAATTTATTACGGTATATTATATCTATATTTATAAGAAACAAGGGTAGGATTTGACCTTGATTATAAACTTGAAGACGGGTTTTATTGAATTGCTCTTCTAAAAAAAGTTTGTTAGGTAAACCTGTTAAGCTGTCATGACGAGCTAAATAGCTAAATTCAGTTTTCATGCGCTGAATTTGATTTATATATTGTTCAGTAACAGCTTGACGTTTTTTGAGTTGTGTCCTAATTGCTTGAAGAAGTTCAAAGGCTTCAAAAGGTTTAGTTAAGTAGTCATCAGCACCAAGTTCCATTGCTTGACGCAGATCACACCGTTCAGCTTTAGCTGTTAGAAATATAAAAGGAATAGTTGCAGTGGCTGGATCTTCACGTAATGTTTGAATTAGACTATAGCCGTCCAAAAGAGGCATCATCACATCACAAATAATCAGATCAGGCTGATACTGTTCAACCATCTGTAAGCCCAACCAGCCATTTTCTGCTGTTATAGTCGAGAATCCCTCAATTTGGAGAATTTGCTGAAGAATTTCCCGCATTATGGAATCATCTTCAATTATCAAAATCTTCTTCATTCGGTAAAGCTTAATTAGAGGTGATAATTTAGATTTTTATATCATAACAGTTCTAATAGTGATTAGACAGCAGCATTCTGGAGTTAGGAGTCATGATTCAGGAGTAAAAGCCGCTTGATCTTTAATAGCGCAGCGTGGCGTTAGCCATGTTTTGATTTTCAGTTTTACATGATTTACTTGCAATCTATTGTATTTGTTTGGGCAATAAAAAGAGCAGGAAACAAATAATAGGACAAAGTTTATGATCAGTAATTAGTAAGACATAATATTTAGTTAATTCTAGTATCTTGGTGATATGTAGGAATCCTAAATGATTCATGAACACTTCCTGTTAAGAGTTAAGAGTTAAGAGTTAAGAGTTCCCTAAGACTAAAAAACTCTGTACCTCACTAGCTTGGTAAATGCTAT
The genomic region above belongs to Anabaena sphaerica FACHB-251 and contains:
- a CDS encoding putative bifunctional diguanylate cyclase/phosphodiesterase — its product is MKKILIIEDDSIMREILQQILQIEGFSTITAENGWLGLQMVEQYQPDLIICDVMMPLLDGYSLIQTLREDPATATIPFIFLTAKAERCDLRQAMELGADDYLTKPFEAFELLQAIRTQLKKRQAVTEQYINQIQRMKTEFSYLARHDSLTGLPNKLFLEEQFNKTRLQVYNQGQILPLFLINIDIIYRNKLFFGTGLKHLLIKALVVRLKNLNSTHNLIDLVGHLKTEQLVMLLKPTQDIKIVADIAQQTLDNISQPLFFNKVEVFLKARIGIACYPNDGLQLSQLLTYAEFVLEHYQPEDTRLYHFYSQEILDNFFRKVILETDLRQALERNEFQLYYQPQVNVQTGKVVCAEALIRWQHPEHGMISPAEFIPIAEESGFIITLGEWIIRTACTQIKTLQAEGLNNFSIAVNISACQLINKNFSEKIIDIINETGIAPELLELELTETVFIQDIESVKQKLNYLSQQGIKISIDDFGTGYSSFKYLQEFPFHNLKIDRYFISNIDKFKNKQVLVKSIIQTADNLNLNIIAEGVETKNELAWLMRNNCDIVQGYFFSHPLPIEELKEFLSSRAK